A region of the Acidobacteriota bacterium genome:
CCTTTGCCGCAGGACTGAACAGCGGCCTGGAGCAGTTGCTGCTGATTTTTTTTGCGGCGTGCGGGCTGAGCCGGTTGGCGCGTTACAACGTGACGGCGGAACGGTTGGCGGCCAACACTGGCAAGGTCGAATATTTTGAGGGCACGCCGATTCCGACCAGCGTGGTGCCGTTGGGCGTGTTATTGCTGTTGTTTCACTTTGACCGGTTGCAGCGCGTGGCGTTGCTGGGCGTGGATTTGCATTTGGTGGCGCTGCTCTTTTTCGTCTCGGGCTGTTTGATGATCAGCAAGACCTTGCGCATCCCCAAACCCTGAAGCCTTCCATCGAAATCAAAATCGTCTGGCCGAAAGAGTAACTACACGAGAAACTAAGTTATCTCGTGTTTTGAAAATTGTTTTTGCCGCAGAGCGGCGGTTGAATTTAGCCGTGGGTTTTCAACCCACGGTATCCGCTACAAACTACAAACCCGCGTCGCGTCAGCGACGCTTGAATGGCCGCGTGTTTCAAGCGTCGCTGACGCGACGCGCAATTGATTGTGCGCTGCCCGTGGGTTGAAAACCCACGGCTAAATTCAACCGCCGCTCTGCGGCGAAGAGTGCGCTGCCCGTGGGTTGAAAACCCACGGCTAAATTCAACCGCCGCTCTGCGGCGAAGAGGTAAATGCCAGAAAATTTAGTTTTTCTTGTAGTAACGCAACCCGCCGAGGTTGCGCTACTGCGGCGCGAGTCTTCAGTGCGACTATTTGCGCATCAACTCAGGGTGTTCAGCCGGATCGAATCTGAATTTG
Encoded here:
- the pssA gene encoding CDP-diacylglycerol--serine O-phosphatidyltransferase, translated to MTKHFSMLRTFHLADLFTLANGACGVSAIFGAMKYLATQERWHLYVAFGLIPLALVFDVLDGRIARWRHTASSLGRELDSLADVISFGVAPAAIAFAAGLNSGLEQLLLIFFAACGLSRLARYNVTAERLAANTGKVEYFEGTPIPTSVVPLGVLLLLFHFDRLQRVALLGVDLHLVALLFFVSGCLMISKTLRIPKP